TACGTCAGCTTCTAGGTGGCGAAGTGAGCGGTGACCGATCACCATGACAGTTCCTCCGCCATCTTAAATCGCTCGCGCCGAGCATCGATGACGCAGTCCTGAAGGCAAGATAGCTGGCAAACTTGCCTAAGAAGACGCAAGAGCTTCTAGCCATTTTTCCGACTACAGCTACCATCAATGTGTTAGCCAAGACAGCTGACAAGCTACATGAGATGTTCCCAGTTACTCACACCGCTGCCATAgattcatcatcatcttccCAGGAGACGATGGCGCTGCAGAGACAAGTCAGCGAACTATCTCGGCAAGTAGCAGCCTTCACGACAGCTTTCAACAAGAACCGCGGCAGATCTCCAGCTCGAAAACCAAACCAACGCTCCCGAAGCAATTCAAAGCCACGCAAGCTTGATAAAACAGGCATCTGTTATTACCACGCCAAGTTGATAAAAATGCGTACAAATGTACGCCAGGGTGCAAGTTCTCGGGAAACGTGAACGAGAGTCACTAGCGGCGTAAATCGACTCTCTCGCTTCTTCAAACCGCCTTTCCGTTGTCGATCTAACCACGAATACTCAATACCTTGTGGATTCTGGTTCAGATCTTTCTGTTTATCCATACGGGTGGATGAAATGCAAGCCTACGCCAGAAGGATACCAACTTCATGCAGCAAACGGCTCGCTGATCGAAACATACGGGTGTATCACTCTGTCACTAAACCTCGGTTTACGTCGAGAATTTACGTGGAGATTCATCATCGCTGACATCACGAAACCAATTATTGCTGCTGATTTCCTAAgtcattttaatttgttaatcgACCACAAACACAGACAATTATGTGACGGCTTCACTGGTCTCCAAACACGCGTAGATTCCATACGCTCAGATGCAAAATGCATTGAATTAATCGAAGGTGATACAGTTTATCATAAACTGTTGTCAAACTACCCGGCTATAACTCGACCTGAAGGAATAACTTCAGCAAAGAAGCATTCCACAGTACACCACATCAAGACGACATCAGGACCTCCGGTATCGTGTAAAGCGCGACATCTTGCACCtaacaaattgaaaattgcGCAGGAAGAATTTTGCAAGATGGTTCAACTGGGTATCGCACATCCTTTGACCAGTCTTTGGGCATCCCCACTCTATCTTGTACCCAAGAAATCTGGAGATTAGCTACCACGTGGCGACTATCAACCACTCAATATCCGCACGATACACAATAACTACCCGGTCCGACGACTCGACGATTTTACCGCAACGCTGCACGataaaaagatattttcaGTACTAGATTTGGTTAAAGCCTTCAACCAAATTCTCGTCGCCGAAGAAGACATCGAAAAGACAGCCATCATCACTCCTTTTGGCTTATTCGAATTTCCATACATGAGGTTTGGACTTCGAAATGCCGCGCAAACTTTCCAAAGTTTCATCGATGCGGCCACACGAGATTTACCGTTTGTCTTCCCATACATCGACGACGTTCTAATAGCTTCAGAGAATGAAGAGCAACACCGCGAGcacttaaaaattgtatttcaGCGCTCACAAGACTACGGCCTTGTTATCAATGCAGCCACATCGGTGTCGGGCCAGCatgaggtaaaatttttaggtCATCACATCAGCAATAAAGGTATCAAGCCGTTGCCCGACAGGGTAGACGCAATTATTAACCTAAAATTTCCTAGTACGATTTCTGCATTACGTGGTTTTTTAGGTACCATAAATTTCTACAGGAAATTTATTAGAGACGCTGCAGAAATCCTTGCACCGCTGAATAAACTGCTCGAGGGACCAAAAGTGAAAGGATTAACGCCGATCGTCGAGACACCAGAACTCCGACAAGCTTATGACAACGCAAAGCAGGTATTAGCCAACGCTGCAATGCTTGCGCATCCAAACGACGACGCAACTTGGGCTATTTTCTCGGACGCATCAAACACAGCCATTGGTGCAGTTCTGCAACAACTAGTTCACGAAGAATGGCAACCACTTGCTTTCTTCAGCAGAAAACTACAGCCatccattcaaaaattattgacgtACGATCGCGAACTTCACACCATCTATTAAGCTGTCAGACACTTTCGTCATATTTTGGAAGGTAAACAAGTTGCAATTTACACCGATCATAAACCATTGCTCTTTGCTTTTCAGCAACGTACTGAACGGGCATCACCGTGGCAATTTCGTCGCCTAGACTGGTAGTTTCTCTACCAGTATCTCGCGGCTGCAACAAGTACCTGACGATCGTCGACAGATATACTCAGTTCCCAGAAGCCATCTCACTTAAAAATGAAGACGCAGATACTGTTGTACTCGCACTGTTTAGAGAATGGATCTCAAAATACGGTGTACCAGCCAGAATAACGTCCGACCAAGGAGGACAATTCAGATCATCGTTGTTTCAATCGCTGAGCAAATTTTTTGGCACAACACATTTGGTGACGATGCCCTATCATCCTCAATCTAATAGACTGGTGGAACGCCTACACCGACAACTCAAGGCTGCACTGCTGTGTCATGACGACACTGGGTATGACGCGCTACCAGTTGTCTTGCTTGGTCTACGAGCTGCCTGGAAAGAGGACATACAAGCTACTGCAGCTGAGCTTGTATACGGTGAACCGATTCGTCTACCAGGTGAACTACAAGTTCCGTCAAATAAATACGCAAATGCGGAAATTGTTttacgtaatttaaaataatattttaataacttggCACCGGCCGAAACCTCGCGTCATGGACAGCGTTCTGTTTTCTGTTTCAGAGACCTCAACACTTGTTCCCATGTACTGGTGCGAGTTGAACTAATTGGACCATCATTTTTAGCTCCGTATGAGGATCCATACGAAATCGTCGCGCGACACGATAAATACTTTATCCTGAACTACAAACGCACAAATACAGCGATTTCCATCGACAGACTGAAACCTGTCTATTTCGTAGCTGACGACgcataaaattacatttttttataatttgaacccgtttaaatttattttttttttttgtttattattaattgtattcTCTCTAGTTAGTACTTTCTTCTCAACGTAGCAAACATgcacaaattattatttttttttgttgcattgtaaatattccttattattttccatttgTAAATAagcatcatatttttttttaagatgagAAGTACTGTAGCAACCACGTcactacttatattatttgatattcataattttggATAAGTCCGTCAATCATCGATGGTCATCCATCGCCGAATATTTTCCCCCACGCGGATACGATATTCGGTAGCAACAGTTCACACTACACAGTACAGTACACGTGTACAATCGAGAGATACACGGCAACAAGCTAACACATAGCTAATGCGACCAgcattattttgtattatataatttattaaataaaactaattatttattactctgttaatataatcaattggagtcagataatttatttatcgtagtGATTAAATTCCAAGAACCACATCCTAGtcactatacatatatatatatatatatatatatatatatatatatatatatatatattataacacaAAATCTATCCAACATACGTTAATACGCCAAGATTTTTGCgctacaaacttcgttctctatctTTAGCCTCCAGTTTGAATACTAACAGgccgccaggtaatttttatcactggaatcaccaaaccagtaaatcttaagaattagataaattttttatctctggaactatctcaaaactacgcataaataaaactggataatttttgatctgtggaactatcACTAAAACCACGCAACTcaataaaaactataactaaaacttaacaaaGTTCGAAGgacttataagcaaaaacaaaaacagagacttgaaaactaaaaacagagttacggtatgccatggtgtcactcagtgtgtaggtttatggagagagggagtggtccgggttacatcattcaaaatttatgttattatcagtgaatttgtaattttttataaaacaacaaataatctcaaatttctatttaacaattaacaaaatactgtagcttcgtacaaacaattttttataacaaaatactgaatctaacaataatgaaattaatcttaataaacgggtaaattgacatctaaaGGATATACAtcgatacattaaaaataaattaattaattactagagctaattaacaatcaactaatattcagtaacctagatctataaattataaaaaccgatattctagaacattctctttaacaaaactagtaaaactaacgtacatgggtctaatattgacgtcaattagacgacaattggtctaataattaaacatatttcttttaattattttataaaataatattaacaataaattgtgaacatgactctagactgtaacaatattctcataattctctcagttcttaaatattttctttaattaaacagTAGTATGatatctcaagactctgactcgaactcaatcaattattaatgattatttcaTACTTGATTActactgaataaaatatcgagtaacttctcacactgttttaaataatacttctgtaacaataatcttaatctgtagcttttcgcaatgccatgaactgtaacgccatttctggacacgtctgctcgcttcgagcgactagagctgaatgctcacgtccgtcCTCTTCGAAGGCCTCCCTTCGACTTCCTTTTTTCTCAATCCTTACAATCCAAAACctcaaactaaatcttatcaatatcaataactaacctctatattctaaatccataaatcaatttccaAACTCTACTATGTCggtaactggaggcttatacctcaccaaacgtactcactaaacctgactttgagtatggatatccttggtagttggtctcctggaacagacttcagctgggatcgtaaaacttaaaactaagtgacctataacttcctcagcggtacaagtggtcatggcttgtcctctgaggcctgtcagacaaaaacaattaaaaatgaccaaacggcttccacaacagcaacggtcacaatattactgttgaggcctgccaaaccaaaactcaaatactgatcccaatctgcatccatcagattctttatatactggagcgctagcacttcagctagacctctgcaatctaccaagaagtctcatagggatagaactagaTTCTATCATTAGATGATACCAGGAGACTAATTCATATCCCGCTCCtcggtaacactgacttctacacatactcaaaattccaaaactgtaaactaaaactcaaactttatcattatctcaaactttaaatctcAAACCATATTCCATATTCAATATccataattctgattctaaatctttactataatttttcttagcaaaacccATAACCAAAACATATTCCATATTCAATTTccataattctgattctaaatctttactataatttttcttagcaaaacccataactgtagctaaacgttactacatatttatactataacttaaatcaaaattctgtatcaaaatcgttaatacttgtacgctaaattctaagtcttgagttaTCATGCTcttaaatacagtaaaatcagttggtgtttgtgacgttcactttgatttgacccccatacgaaaaataacgtcacaatatatatatatatatatatatatatattgttgactactttgatatttttcaatgcAGATAAACAAGATAAGTAATTTTGATCATTTGGCCATTCTGTTGGGCTTAAATGGAGAAAATCACTCGATAACTTTGGTTGTtcgaataatataaatgatctttttgttgcaaaattacttatcTCTTTTGTGCACATTATATCcaaattattacaatcaatttcaatacatttttttttttactcacgctttctttcattttcaatgattcaatcatttttaattttatatcaatcgAGAcagaattatcaaaaaaagcAAATGCTGTAAGTTCCTTAGACAGATACCATAAATGTTTTGCAAATTTCTGGGAAGTTACGTGTGATATTTTCGAATCAATGTCTTTGAACTTTATCAAATCTTTTGAAAAGTTGAGATCTTGGTTTTGAGCCTTAACCGCATTTGGGCAGCTAAACCACCcttttaaatagatttttacaataaataaacattccTTTTGTAATCTTGAGATTTCATTTTGGTTTATGTGAAATTGCTCCTTAgacatgtatatttttaaacaataaatagtttttgcTAGCCATCTTGCATGGTGAGCAGCTCTAGGagctttgaattttattccaCCAGGGGGAATACCTCCTAAAAATACACACGATAAATCTGGAAATTCATTATAGTCATTGCGTGGCTGGAACTcctgaaattattttctacgtAATTgagataattgtaattttacatatttaaaaattaaataattccaacagaatatttttcaatataaaaaattttaatacatttatcTAGTTTGAAATAAACTGCAAAATGTCTTCTTTTTCATCTTCAATATTGTCGTAAATAAAACTTGTATTCCAGTTTCAAAGCCATCTTGATTAATTGTTGACCAATCGGTTTGGAAGTGAATGAATATGGCAACATTTAGACTCAACGTAGCAGGCCAACAAGTTTCTGCTGCGCTTCTTAAAACTAGCTCGTAAACGTGATGGCGACATGCCAAGTacagcaaatttttatttaaatgattttcgAGTAATTTACATGTTCCATGGTATTGGCCTAAAAAACAAACCCGAATGAGTAAATAGAGATTCGTAGAAAGTATACCATAATCTGATAACATgtcacttgaaaaataaatgttcacCTGTGTTAACGCTTATCGTATCAAAACAAATTGCCTCTATACGATTTGTTAATTCCCAGTCATCTAAAACATCAACAATAGCCGTCACTTGGTTGATAGCAGTGCCAGATTGTAATTTTGGTGCACCAAGAAGTTGATCAGTATTTTCCCCTGATATAACAATAGGCAATCGTTCAACTTTTTTCGACTTATTATCATCTGTTAGCAATTTACCATCCCAGagtaaaactaaataattagacatttctaaatttaaaaaaaaaaatttttttcagctcagACACAATCAAAGCTCTTGAGCAGATTCGATTTAACTGAATCGAACCAGCACTGGAATTATTATCTCTCACATTAACATTTAGAACCTTGGCAATAGaattgtcacgatattttaatatcgcggcagtctcgcatcaggtcggtgagcaacagagggcagcacacgctgctcacacgtctcatccgacactgtattataattgttgtttgttcatttataagattttatttaattattgtattaataatacttaattgatttcttaggTGTGAATTGTGTTTAAATCAGGAGATTTTACTGATTAAGttaagcatatatttggattttgtagcgctggggaaaatagttgcgcatttcatttatgtgcttatgattgttttgaattggttggcgcatgcgcgtcaacgcaacagttggcatccgtagatttatttattataaataaatctactagttttatgaataaatcattggttgatTTATCGGTGAATATTATTAAGACTTAATTAGGGAAAATACAATTGGTcatttagcgtcgggaacGTGATAAACTACACGGCCACAGTTATGTAgtacgttggtggtactgtaaagcaataacatgcgacagttgtatatctcTATTGGGTgaagtgagatatacgacaaaatggcgtcggcctaggtgccggcgtgagattcacgtgctgccatggtcagacgtgggatagtctctgtaagagtagcgtgtgtgctctgttacactaaattaattatacatttgtcgccatttggtatttcgtgtaaataatatacacCCATTGGCATTAGTTGAGCATTTGTTAAATtgcataaaggaaaatacatttaccgtattagcgtgcaaccaagggagttgaataatacgtaaactgtaagtactttttggctaatacattggcgtgtaattttggttcccgagttggtgatcatttgtatatagcaTAAGAGTAATAGAGACAGAGAATTCTGAGTATCAGTAACTGGTCATAAGCATATAGTGGAATGCGTGAATATTATACCCAGTGAACACAAATACAGtcagtgaaattattcaatatttgagaattatttatgaattattattgatttgatttattaattattattcaacggAATATTGCTTA
The sequence above is drawn from the Microplitis demolitor isolate Queensland-Clemson2020A chromosome 3, iyMicDemo2.1a, whole genome shotgun sequence genome and encodes:
- the LOC103572815 gene encoding uncharacterized protein LOC103572815, whose protein sequence is MFPVTHTAAIDSSSSSQETMALQRQVSELSRQVAAFTTAFNKNRGRSPARKPNQRSRSNSKPRKLDKTGIYLSVYPYGWMKCKPTPEGYQLHAANGSLIETYGCITLSLNLGLRREFTWRFIIADITKPIIAADFLSHFNLLIDHKHRQLCDGFTGLQTRVDSIRSDAKCIELIEGDTVYHKLLSNYPAITRPEGITSAKKHSTVHHIKTTSGPPVSCKARHLAPNKLKIAQEEFCKMVQLGIAHPLTSLWASPLYLVPKKSGD